Proteins co-encoded in one Amia ocellicauda isolate fAmiCal2 chromosome 11, fAmiCal2.hap1, whole genome shotgun sequence genomic window:
- the cplx2b gene encoding complexin-2, whose product MDFVMKQALGGATKDMGKMLGGEEEKDPDAQKKEEERQEALRQQEEERKAKHARMEAEREKVRQTIRDKYGLKKKEEKEAEEKAAMEQPCEGSLTRPKKAIPAGCGDEDEEEEESILDTVLKFLPGPLQDMFKK is encoded by the exons GGGCTACCAAAGACATGGGGAAGATGCTTGGtggagaggaggagaaggacCCCGATGCCCAGAAAAAGGAAGAAGAAAGACAGGAGGCTCTGAGacagcaggaggaagagaggaagGCCAAGCACGCCCGCATGGAGGCTGAGAGGGAGAAAGTACGACAGACCATCCGTGACAAG TATGGCCTGAAGAAGAAGGAAGAGAAAGAGGCCGAGGAGAAGGCCGCGATGGAGCAGCCGTGCGAGGGCTCATTGACACGCCCCAAGAAAGCCATTCCTGCCGGCTGTGgagacgaggacgaggaggaagaggaaagcATCCTGGACACTGTGCTCAAGTTCCTGCCAGGGCCTCTGCAAGACATGTTCAAGAAGTAA